DNA sequence from the Malus sylvestris chromosome 10, drMalSylv7.2, whole genome shotgun sequence genome:
ctctttttgtcacccaaaagaaaaaccatGGAAATCCATGATGGATCTAGTGGGCTTGTGGGGAACAACAAGAAGTACTCAATACTCTTTTTCTTGATGAAGGTATTGAGGGAGGTGTTGTTAGAAGACCGTAGCTTTCACAAGTTGTTGGTGATTGCAGTGCATGCAGTGTTTCTAGAGTTCGGTTTCGTCCAATTCGACTCATTTTCGGGTGCCCAAGTCGATCGCTTTCATCTCTCAGACGAGTGGCCAACGACACCTTTCACGTTGTCGTTTACCTACACTATGCCCGAAATTCTGAAAAATCGAAATAATTGTGTCTACGTTTTCGGGTCTTTAATTGGAATAGACGGCGTCCTAATAAGATTTCAGAAGGTGTGCAACTCTGTCTACGTTTTCGGGTCTTTAATTGGAAGCGGGTCGGGTTCTTACTGGGTACAATTGAACCCCGAGAGGTTTGGGCCCATGATCCGAATGCTGAACGACACAAAAGGACTTGTCGCTAAAGAAGAAGTTTTGGAACTGTGGAAAATTGTGAAGGACGAGATTGTGCTGCCGTTGGCGATCGATCTTTGTGCGAATGCTGGTTTACCAGCTCCGCCGAGCTTCATGCAGCTTCCGTCGGAGATTCAAATGAAGATTTTGAGGTTGTTGCCCGGTGTGGATATTGCCATGGTGGGTTGTGtgtgtaaggaattgagggatcTTGCTAACGATGACGAACTGTGGAAGCAGAAGGTTTTTGATGAGTTTACTGTTGAGTTTCTTCTTGATCAAACCTCAAGCATTATCAGTTTTGGATAATGGTGAAATGTTTTACAAATAAATTGtgagaaattatatgaaaattttgaataaaaggAATAAATTCGTATCAAAATTATGCCAAGTTCTGTGAATTCTGCTAAATCAAACACCGATTACAGTTGTGGATTGTTCAATAGATTATTGTGACACATTCCATGGGCTGTACCACGTCAGACACTaaatgaccaaataaaaaaaaatgtgttagcCCAGCAACTGCGGGATGAAGGGGTACCAGCCCATCCtgacttttgaaaaaaaaaatttagtgcaCTACTCATTGTTCTTTTCTTGTTGCTAGTAAAAGAAAATGGGGCACATCCCAAAGAAAAGTCAAAGAGTAAATTAGGCACATCCTACCAAAAAACTTTGATTGTtcctaaaaataattttcaaataacattacttaaaaattattttgggtaaattacatagtagccctcaggtttgaggtctattac
Encoded proteins:
- the LOC126586775 gene encoding putative F-box protein At1g23770 — protein: MEIHDGSSGLVGNNKKYSILFFLMKVLREVLLEDRSFHKLLVIAVHAVFLEFGFVQFDSFSGAQVDRFHLSDEWPTTPFTLSFTYTMPEILKNRNNCVYVFGSLIGIDGVLIRFQKVCNSVYVFGSLIGSGSGSYWVQLNPERFGPMIRMLNDTKGLVAKEEVLELWKIVKDEIVLPLAIDLCANAGLPAPPSFMQLPSEIQMKILRLLPGVDIAMVGCVCKELRDLANDDELWKQKVFDEFTVEFLLDQTSSIISFG